From a single Patagioenas fasciata isolate bPatFas1 chromosome 19, bPatFas1.hap1, whole genome shotgun sequence genomic region:
- the LOC139829423 gene encoding F-box/WD repeat-containing protein 10-like, with protein MLSDQSRIIHYSGGDLVAVGSANRKVRFLGMPGTKEVPPLLSVSPGDAQVFLKCLKTPDVSHRHLLCWNIYSGACVKVFNGHYGTVTCLDLHEEQLVSGARVGMVKVWNLRSGRCLQTLQHSSAVWVVRTDGARVVSGCERGLVRVWAADTGALIKTLEEHQGPVKCLSFDQWHLVTGSTDGSALGWSMLGKLSRCLVAFHHPKEVVSLQLLYLRVISGCADGNIRIFNYLTGTCLKVLTAETSGGPISSVHVSENRMVINSPALVLVFQFEDVSWDYTLDAAREVAGKTNQQQATWSRTAVPCWRRLYHDRMRRLALEPEALGKKLMTSAACQQHPHLLKMKQSSHVQAEQRNQLCGPDTTQPRALTSGKLARARSRGFPADIPGSRLEHGTSINVPAHLDKAESTWQFGKRRGESSPMSFDKFLLTLSTLQNARKAAAVHRYPVHRHAEVKEARESEQHHPEKVQIHKPSLQRKNDQAAQLQRAKLHSDSLTPRIISVPFETKMLQLKLKNSLHGPTVKSSIPAPSVVRLKTCSGLLKEKKAPGEVIPPPGDGVQVLDPVTAAAERTKPTHVPIAQTENKVVSRRKISFCTSAADPSQPNGGFRLLTEKWKERYEAAIAAQCKAEQQLTEEQERARRRAWLRKAKGLPVDSFTGEGKIPAPELGFNTFI; from the exons ATGTT atcagaccagagcagAATAATCCACTACAGTGGTGGTGACCTGGTAGCCGTAGGCTCTGCAAACCGAAAAGTGCGGTTCCTTGGCATGCCGGGGACGAAAGAAGtgccgcctctgctctctg tttCGCCTGGTGACGCACAGGTCTTCCTAAAGTGCCTCAAAACACCAGATGTTTCCCATAGGCACTTGCT GTGCTGGAATATCTACAGTGGTGCTTGTGTGAAAGTCTTCAATGGTCACTATGGGACAGTCACCTGCTTGGATTTACACGAAGAGCAGCTCGTGTCGGGAGCCAGGGTTGGGATGGTAAAAG tgtggaatctgaggagtgggcgatgtctccagaccctgcagcacagcagcgctgtctgggtggtcagaaccgacggtgcccgcgttgtcagcgggtgcgagcgagggctggtcagagtctgggctgcggatacgggcgctctgatcaaa acattagaggagcaccaaggcccagtgaagtgcttgtcctttgaccagtggcaccttgtcacaggcagcaccgatgggagcgccctgggatggagcatgttgggaaagctgagcagatgcCTCGTAGCTTTCCACCACCCAAA GGAAGTCgtgtctctgcagctcctctatcTCCGAGTCATCAGCGGCTGCGCTGACGGGAACATCCGTATATTTAACTACCTGACTGGGACCTGCCTGAAAGTGCTGACGGCCGAAACCAGCGGGGGCCCCATCTCTTCTGTCCACGTGTCAGAAAACAG gatggtgataaattctccagccctagtgctggtgttccagtttgaggaCGTCAGCTGGGACTACACCTTGGATGCTGCCCGAGAGGTGGCGGGGAAGACCAACCAGCAGCAGGCGACTTGGAGCAGAACCGCGGTTCCCTGCTGGCGAAGGCTGTACCACGACCGGATGCGCCGCCTGGCTCTGGAACCAGAAG CTCTCGGCAAGAAACTGATGACatcagcagcttgccagcagcacCCGCATTTGCTCAAGATGAAGCAGAGTTCTCACGTTCAGGCAGAGCAGCGCAATCAACTGTGTGGTCCTGACACCACACAACCCCGCGCCCTCACCTCGGGAAAACTGGCGAGAGCACGTTCTAGAGGATTCCCGGCAGATATTCCTG GTAGCAGACTCGAACATGGCACTTCTATCAATGTGCCTGCACATCTTGACAAGGCAGAATCCACTTGgcaatttggaaagagaagaggtgaaagtAGTCCCATGTCCTTTGACAAGTTCCTCTTAACACTCAGCACGCTGCAGAACGCCCGCAAGGCAGCCGCCGTTCATCGGTACCCCGTTCATCGCCACGCAGAAGTCAAGGAAGCCCGGGAAAGTGAGCAACACCACCCTGAAAAGGTACAAATACACAAACCCTCCCTGCAACGCAAAAACGATCAGGCAGCCCAGCTCCAACGTGCGAAATTGCACAGTGATTCTCTGACCCCAAGGATAATCTCTGTGCCCtttgaaaccaaaatgctgcagctcaagctgaaaaactctttgcatggccccactgtgaagtcctccatccctgctccctctgttgtgcggctcaagacttgctctgggttgctgaaggaaaagaaagctcctGGTGAAGTCATTCCTCCCCCTGGAGATGGGGTTCAGGTTCTTGATCCCGTTACGGCTGCTGCTGAGAGGACCAAACCAACGCATGTGCCCATTGCACAAACGGAAAACAAAGtggtttccaggagaaaaatctctttttgcacGAGTGCTGCAGACCCTTCCCAGCCCAACGGTGGGTTCAGGCTTCTGACGGAAAAATGGAAGGAGCGGTACGAGGCAGCTATTGCAGCTCAGtgtaaggcagagcagcagctcacggAAGAACAGGAGCGAGCGCGCAGGAGAGCCTGGCTACGGAAAGCGAAAGGCCTGCCGGTGGACTCTTTCACTGGGGAGGGGAAGATACCCGCTCCTGAGCTGGGCTTTAATACATTTATCTGA
- the LOC139829496 gene encoding uncharacterized protein yields the protein MAFPQRDEKDHLPQCYHSPEQTRTSLSLELAHKWHPVPRTTPRCCSEEPSPFPFLEDAAEKRLLRRARLPPNRLPALTVKPEQGQKAEGSEPRARQLPVIQRSCLKEKEEKGKLPPLVAPREVDFIARAIERREKNKREKKKEEQLPKHIRKFLEGEEKKEKEAAVREKSKRQSARAMKAKSKAEKETPGVKGKGENPKEMQRSQESSSPECSSDSSSSSVESDESSCDLLEIRTIMEDWEEAGEEPPTVPEDNSVPPKRSLSPRTDRALREVVTCILGQVARKRRGERDEQLDLQDKLQW from the exons atggctttcccccaaagggatgaaaaggaccaccttccccagtgttaccacagccctgagcagacccgcacgtcactctccttggaactggcacacaagtggcacccggttcccagaacaacaccgagatgctgttctgaagaaccgtctcctttcccgtttctagaggatgctgccgagaagcgcctcctccgtcgagcaaggcttcctccaaatcggttacctgccctgactgtgaagccggagcagggtcagaaagctgaggggagtgagcctcgcgccag gcagctaccggtcatccagaggagctgcttgaaggaaaaggaggagaaaggaaagctaccgcctctggttgcacccagagaagtggacttcatagccagagccattgagaggagagaaaag aataaacgggagaagaagaaagaggagcagcTTCCAAAGCATATCCGgaaattcctggaaggagaggaaaagaaggaaaaagaggcgGCGGTACGGGAAAAAAGTAAACGGCAGTCAGCCAGAGCAATGAAAGCAAAGTccaaggcagaaaaggagacacccggtgtgaaaggaaagggagaaaatccaaaggagatgcagaggagccag gaatccagctcccccgagtgctcctcagacagctcctcgagcagcgtggagtcagacgagtccagctgtgacctgctggagattaGGACgattatggaggactgggaagaggccggagaagagccccccacagtccctgaggacaacagcgtccccccgaagcg gagcctttccccacggacagaccgggccctgcgggaggtggtgacctgcatcctggggcaggtggcccgcaagagaagaggggagagggatgagcagctggatctgcaggacaagctccagtggtaa